In Archangium violaceum, the following are encoded in one genomic region:
- a CDS encoding NADH:flavin oxidoreductase: MSVDALFRPFSHKSLKLKNRIVMAPMTRSFSPGGVPTPDVAAYYRRRAEAEVGLILSEGTVVNRPSAKNDPNVPDFHGEQALAGWKRVIDEVHAAGGLMAPQLWHVGSARNPMTTWVAPPPVDSPSGLSSPGKRFTEPMTDEAIADTIAAFGKAAADAQRLGFDAVEIHGAHGYLIDQFFWSGTNTRTDTFGGATIAERARFAAEVVKSIRASVRKDFVIILRLSQWKQQDFTVRLAQTPQEMEAWLTPLVEAGTDILHCSQRRFWEPEFEGSELNFAGWAKKLTGKPTITVGSVGLSGEFTAAFRGETSKPASLENLLVRLEREEFDLVAVGRALLSDAQWARKVREGRHGELQDFTKEALAKLA, from the coding sequence ATGTCCGTAGATGCTCTGTTCCGCCCCTTCTCCCACAAGTCGCTGAAGCTGAAGAACCGCATCGTCATGGCCCCCATGACGCGCTCCTTCTCTCCCGGCGGTGTGCCCACCCCCGACGTCGCCGCGTACTACCGCCGCCGGGCCGAGGCCGAGGTGGGCCTCATCCTCTCCGAGGGCACGGTGGTGAACCGGCCCTCCGCCAAGAACGATCCCAACGTGCCCGACTTCCACGGCGAGCAGGCGCTGGCGGGGTGGAAGCGCGTCATCGACGAGGTGCACGCCGCGGGCGGGTTGATGGCTCCCCAGCTCTGGCACGTGGGCTCCGCGCGCAATCCCATGACCACCTGGGTCGCGCCGCCTCCGGTGGACAGCCCCTCCGGCCTGTCCTCGCCGGGCAAGCGTTTCACCGAGCCCATGACCGACGAGGCCATCGCCGACACCATCGCCGCTTTCGGCAAGGCGGCGGCGGACGCGCAGCGGCTGGGCTTCGACGCGGTGGAGATCCACGGCGCGCACGGCTACCTGATCGACCAGTTCTTCTGGTCCGGCACGAACACGCGGACGGACACCTTCGGTGGTGCAACCATCGCCGAGCGCGCCCGCTTCGCCGCCGAGGTGGTGAAGTCGATCCGCGCCTCCGTTCGCAAGGACTTCGTCATCATCCTGCGCCTGTCCCAGTGGAAGCAGCAGGACTTCACCGTCCGGCTCGCCCAGACCCCCCAGGAGATGGAGGCCTGGCTCACGCCGCTCGTGGAGGCCGGGACGGACATCCTGCACTGCTCGCAGCGCCGCTTCTGGGAGCCGGAGTTCGAGGGCTCGGAGCTCAACTTCGCCGGCTGGGCCAAGAAGCTCACCGGCAAGCCCACCATCACCGTCGGCTCGGTCGGGCTGAGCGGCGAGTTCACGGCCGCCTTCCGTGGCGAGACCTCCAAGCCCGCGTCCCTGGAGAACCTGCTGGTCCGTCTGGAGCGGGAGGAGTTCGACCTGGTGGCCGTCGGCCGCGCGCTGCTCTCCGATGCCCAGTGGGCCCGGAAGGTGCGCGAGGGCCGCCATGGCGAGCTGCAGGACTTCACCAAGGAGGCCCTCGCCAAACTGGCGTGA
- a CDS encoding carboxylesterase/lipase family protein — protein sequence MLVGLLALILASGCAHKPLVSENKGRELPDQGPVIADTAQGQVRGSNRDGIHTFKGIPYGGPTSGKNRFMPPTKPESWSGVRDALEYGPRCAQRSAIGSAVDRKVVAAIIAPDTQAMSEDCLFLNVWSPGAGDGRKRPVMVWLHGGGFVEGSGSSALYDGTALARRGDVVVITLNHRLGALGYLYTGSGANESSGNAGMLDIVAALQWVRDNIAAFGGDPGNVTIFGESGGGMKVTLMLALPAAQGLFHKAISQSGALVRALKPEQSAAITGELVTELGVKPGDLEALQNVPLEKLLDAQGVVLKKERSGGFTFNSPFTPVADGTVLPRDPFDPEAPAVSADVPLLIGSNRDEMTLFLYGKLGPMTDGMARMGLGRLAGDAKDPVFDHYRKRMPDASGAELIISAGSDMFRAPSLLVADRKVAQGKAPVYVYLFTWETPVLEGKLKSAHAVEIPFVFDNTDLVPGLTGKDPERFKLAEQMSTTWATFARTGNPNHPGLPEWSAYTPDQRATLIFNLPVSVENDPRSEERQLWQGILTK from the coding sequence ATGCTCGTTGGCCTTCTCGCGCTGATCCTGGCGAGCGGCTGTGCCCACAAACCGCTGGTGAGCGAGAACAAGGGCCGCGAGTTGCCGGACCAGGGTCCGGTGATCGCGGACACCGCCCAGGGTCAGGTTCGCGGCTCCAACCGCGACGGCATCCACACCTTCAAGGGGATTCCGTACGGCGGACCCACCTCGGGAAAGAACCGCTTCATGCCGCCGACGAAGCCCGAGTCGTGGAGCGGCGTTCGCGATGCGCTCGAGTACGGCCCTCGCTGCGCCCAGCGCAGTGCCATCGGTTCGGCGGTGGATCGAAAGGTCGTGGCGGCGATCATCGCTCCCGACACCCAGGCCATGAGCGAGGACTGCCTGTTCCTCAACGTCTGGTCCCCGGGCGCGGGAGACGGCCGGAAGCGGCCGGTCATGGTCTGGCTGCACGGGGGTGGCTTCGTGGAGGGCTCCGGCTCCTCCGCCCTCTATGACGGGACCGCGCTCGCCCGGCGCGGCGACGTCGTGGTCATCACGCTCAATCACCGGCTCGGGGCGCTCGGCTACCTGTACACGGGCAGCGGCGCCAACGAGTCCTCGGGCAATGCCGGCATGCTCGACATCGTCGCGGCGCTCCAGTGGGTGCGTGACAACATCGCCGCCTTCGGAGGGGACCCCGGCAACGTCACCATTTTCGGCGAGTCAGGCGGAGGCATGAAGGTGACCCTGATGCTCGCGCTGCCCGCGGCCCAGGGGCTGTTCCACAAGGCCATCAGCCAGAGCGGCGCCCTGGTGCGCGCGTTGAAGCCGGAGCAGTCGGCCGCGATCACCGGCGAGCTGGTGACCGAGCTCGGGGTGAAGCCTGGAGACCTCGAGGCACTCCAGAACGTGCCCCTGGAGAAGTTGCTGGATGCCCAGGGCGTGGTGCTGAAGAAGGAGCGCTCGGGAGGGTTCACCTTCAACTCGCCGTTCACCCCCGTGGCGGATGGGACCGTCCTGCCCCGGGATCCGTTCGACCCGGAGGCCCCCGCCGTCTCGGCGGACGTGCCGCTGTTGATCGGCTCCAACAGGGACGAGATGACGCTGTTCCTCTACGGGAAGCTGGGGCCCATGACCGATGGAATGGCGCGCATGGGCCTGGGGCGGCTCGCTGGCGACGCGAAGGATCCGGTCTTCGACCACTACCGCAAGCGCATGCCCGACGCCTCGGGCGCGGAGCTGATCATCTCCGCGGGCAGTGACATGTTCCGGGCGCCGTCGCTGCTGGTCGCCGATCGCAAGGTGGCCCAGGGCAAGGCCCCCGTCTACGTGTACCTGTTCACCTGGGAGACGCCGGTCCTCGAGGGCAAGCTCAAGTCCGCCCACGCGGTGGAGATCCCCTTCGTGTTCGACAACACCGACCTGGTCCCCGGCCTCACCGGAAAGGATCCCGAGCGCTTCAAGCTGGCCGAGCAGATGAGCACGACGTGGGCGACCTTCGCGCGCACCGGGAACCCGAATCACCCGGGTCTGCCCGAGTGGTCGGCCTACACCCCCGACCAGCGCGCCACGCTGATCTTCAATCTCCCCGTCAGCGTCGAGAACGATCCGCGGAGCGAGGAGCGCCAGCTCTGGCAGGGCATCCTCACGAAGTGA
- a CDS encoding serine hydrolase domain-containing protein, whose protein sequence is MADFGIDVDPGEVGLDTQRLRRIDTHFRRYVDDGRLAGWQVMVSRRGKVAHLTSYGLADREAGRAVGTDTVWRIYSMTKPITSVAAMMLWEEGAFELSDPVSRWLPEFAAPRVYVGGPASKPVTVPATEPVRVWHLLTHTAGLTYGFHRVHVTDELYRLRGFEFDAPEGFDLAAAVRAWAELPLTFQPGAEWNYSVATDVLGRLVEVVSGQSLDAFFAERIFGPLGMRDTGFWCPEDQQGRLAALYAMAPGQPLPVRAEATGKRVTKPPSWLSGGGGLVSTTRDYTRFTWMLQNGGELDGARLLSPRTVRYMTRNHLPRGEDLATFGRPLFAETRFDGVGFGLGFGVVIDPVAYRSPTSVGEYHWGGMASTAFWVDPAEQLSVVFMTQLLPSSAYPLRSQLRQLVYQALVD, encoded by the coding sequence ATGGCGGACTTCGGCATCGACGTCGACCCGGGTGAGGTCGGACTGGATACACAGCGGCTGCGGCGCATCGACACGCATTTCCGGCGGTACGTCGATGACGGGCGGCTCGCGGGCTGGCAGGTGATGGTGTCGCGCCGCGGCAAGGTGGCGCACCTGACGTCGTACGGGCTCGCCGATCGGGAGGCGGGCCGCGCGGTCGGGACGGACACCGTCTGGCGCATCTACTCCATGACGAAGCCCATCACTTCGGTCGCGGCGATGATGCTGTGGGAGGAAGGCGCGTTCGAGCTGTCGGATCCCGTCAGCCGGTGGCTGCCCGAGTTCGCCGCGCCGCGCGTCTACGTGGGAGGGCCGGCGAGCAAGCCGGTCACCGTGCCCGCGACGGAGCCCGTCCGCGTGTGGCACCTGCTGACGCACACCGCGGGGCTGACGTACGGCTTCCACCGGGTGCACGTCACCGACGAGCTCTACCGGCTCCGCGGCTTCGAGTTCGACGCGCCGGAGGGCTTCGACCTGGCCGCGGCCGTCCGCGCCTGGGCGGAGCTTCCGCTCACGTTCCAACCCGGCGCGGAGTGGAACTATTCGGTGGCGACGGACGTGCTTGGCCGGCTCGTCGAGGTCGTGTCCGGACAGTCACTCGATGCGTTCTTCGCCGAGCGCATCTTCGGCCCGCTGGGGATGAGGGACACCGGGTTCTGGTGCCCCGAGGATCAGCAGGGCCGCCTGGCCGCGCTGTACGCGATGGCTCCCGGGCAGCCCCTGCCGGTGCGAGCCGAGGCGACCGGCAAGCGCGTGACGAAGCCTCCGTCCTGGCTGTCGGGCGGCGGCGGGCTGGTGTCGACGACGCGCGACTACACGCGCTTCACCTGGATGCTCCAGAACGGCGGCGAGCTCGACGGCGCGCGGCTGCTCTCCCCGCGCACGGTCCGCTACATGACCCGGAACCACCTGCCCCGGGGTGAGGATCTCGCGACCTTCGGCCGGCCGCTGTTCGCCGAGACGCGGTTCGACGGAGTCGGGTTCGGGCTCGGCTTCGGCGTGGTCATCGACCCGGTGGCCTACCGCTCGCCGACGAGCGTGGGTGAGTACCACTGGGGCGGCATGGCGAGCACCGCCTTCTGGGTCGACCCGGCCGAGCAGCTGAGCGTCGTGTTCATGACACAACTGCTCCCCTCGAGCGCCTACCCGCTCCGCTCGCAGCTGCGCCAGCTCGTCTATCAGGCGCTGGTCGACTGA
- a CDS encoding carboxypeptidase-like regulatory domain-containing protein, giving the protein MMKMMRRSALLLLPALLGLGCGESGRVPDAPEELQVESSALSAVFSGTVLDSNRRPVPNARVTVNGIVLFTNSAGAYSVSVEGATAGYRIDIRKDGYGPVNQFKISGELNQVHVLGRAYIRQINPAVSNQIVDTVSGIRVEVLPNSLGTATGTPAKGTVVFSIAPHDPATMPGDFTARNSLGQTVALESVGAVTLSAVDSLGNTLTLLPGATMNVSLPVPASVGGTMPACVLNATCRTAMWRFTPSTGLWNEQSANAQFNTQGTSFRITGIRNSTIDPADGLGTWNADIEHTSPSCSIIEFVNIPLDCYNPPPGTTPEPGIELAFQQQLTSGAPWSKSAGVRSSASFIVLYNLRGNTPLDLSAEFPAGAPAYCAGNLSITSTPAPSAGFPVYWATGGATRYNTGAPAPTAGYPKDSSGNPIDFADVATGNHPCSSHIYLQTHP; this is encoded by the coding sequence ATGATGAAGATGATGAGGCGCTCCGCACTTCTACTCCTTCCGGCGCTGCTCGGCCTCGGCTGTGGCGAGAGTGGCCGTGTGCCCGACGCCCCCGAGGAGCTCCAGGTCGAATCCTCCGCGCTGTCGGCGGTCTTCTCGGGCACGGTCCTGGACTCCAACCGCAGGCCGGTCCCGAACGCGCGCGTGACGGTGAATGGCATCGTCCTCTTCACCAACAGCGCTGGCGCGTATTCCGTCTCGGTGGAGGGCGCGACGGCGGGCTACCGGATCGACATCCGCAAGGACGGCTACGGGCCGGTCAATCAGTTCAAGATCTCCGGTGAGCTCAATCAAGTGCATGTGCTCGGGAGGGCCTACATCCGCCAGATCAACCCCGCGGTCAGCAACCAGATCGTGGACACGGTCTCCGGCATCCGCGTGGAGGTGCTCCCGAACAGCCTCGGCACCGCCACGGGTACACCCGCGAAGGGCACGGTGGTGTTCTCCATCGCGCCGCACGACCCGGCCACGATGCCCGGTGACTTCACCGCCCGCAACTCGCTGGGACAGACGGTGGCGCTCGAATCGGTGGGAGCGGTGACGCTGTCGGCCGTGGACAGCCTGGGCAACACGCTCACGCTGCTCCCCGGAGCGACCATGAACGTGAGCCTGCCCGTACCCGCCTCCGTCGGTGGCACCATGCCCGCCTGCGTGCTCAACGCGACCTGCCGGACCGCGATGTGGCGGTTCACCCCGTCGACGGGCCTGTGGAACGAGCAGAGCGCGAACGCCCAGTTCAACACCCAGGGCACGTCGTTCCGGATCACCGGCATCCGCAACAGCACCATCGATCCCGCCGATGGTCTGGGGACCTGGAACGCCGACATCGAGCACACCAGCCCGTCCTGCTCGATCATCGAGTTCGTCAACATCCCGCTCGATTGCTACAACCCGCCGCCCGGCACGACGCCCGAGCCGGGAATCGAGCTGGCCTTCCAGCAGCAGCTCACGAGCGGGGCGCCCTGGTCGAAGAGCGCGGGGGTGCGCTCCAGCGCCTCGTTCATCGTGCTCTACAACCTCCGGGGCAACACCCCGCTGGATCTGTCCGCGGAGTTCCCGGCGGGCGCGCCCGCCTACTGCGCGGGCAACCTGTCCATCACCTCGACCCCGGCTCCCAGCGCGGGCTTCCCGGTGTACTGGGCCACGGGCGGGGCCACGCGCTACAACACGGGCGCGCCGGCCCCCACGGCGGGCTACCCGAAGGACTCGAGCGGCAACCCGATCGACTTCGCCGACGTGGCGACCGGGAACCACCCGTGCAGCTCACACATCTATCTCCAGACGCACCCGTGA
- a CDS encoding ankyrin repeat domain-containing protein, translated as MLRKVMVLLGSVALVVLVGSALMVGYLFVWDRPSEGRVLAVSDAERYLLAAAREGDVEVVAGLVKAGTPVNVQNERGFSPLILAAYHGHTEVARVLLAAGADACSGDSRGNTALMGAAFKGHTDIVELLLQQPCAVDQSNGVGQTALMFASLFGRTDVAERLRQHGASAQKRDASGRTAEDWARTQSPEPPITAGR; from the coding sequence ATGCTGCGCAAGGTGATGGTGCTCCTGGGTTCGGTGGCGCTGGTGGTGCTGGTGGGCTCGGCGCTGATGGTTGGCTATCTGTTCGTCTGGGATCGCCCGTCCGAGGGGCGCGTGCTCGCGGTGAGCGACGCGGAGCGCTACCTGCTCGCCGCCGCGCGTGAGGGGGATGTGGAGGTGGTCGCGGGCCTGGTGAAGGCCGGAACGCCCGTGAACGTCCAGAATGAGCGGGGCTTCTCCCCGCTCATCCTCGCGGCGTATCACGGGCACACGGAGGTGGCCCGGGTGCTGCTCGCGGCGGGGGCGGACGCCTGCTCCGGTGACTCACGCGGGAACACCGCGCTGATGGGCGCGGCCTTCAAGGGTCACACGGACATCGTCGAGTTGCTCCTCCAGCAACCCTGCGCCGTGGACCAGTCCAACGGCGTGGGCCAGACGGCGCTGATGTTCGCCAGCCTCTTCGGCCGTACGGACGTGGCGGAGCGGCTGCGCCAGCATGGCGCCTCGGCCCAGAAGCGGGACGCCAGCGGGCGCACGGCGGAGGACTGGGCGCGGACCCAGTCCCCCGAGCCGCCCATCACCGCGGGCCGGTGA
- a CDS encoding catalase, which produces MNLKSVVLLALLTGGPALANPPPLTTDSGAPVGSNQNSKTAGPRGGILLEDFHLIEKLARFDRERIPERVVHARGVGAYGSFESYGDFSQLTRASIFSAKGKKTPMFVRFSTVIHPQGSPETVRDPRGFALKFYTDQGNWDLVGNNLPVFFIRDAIKFPDMVHSLKPSPVTNRQDPNRFFDFFSHVPESTHMLTQVYSDLGIPANYRQMNGHGVHAFKFVNAQGEVRYVKFNWKSLQGVKSLTAEEAARTQAEDFQHATHDLYTAIGKGQFPSWELSAQVLEPKDLDAFAFDPLDATKVWPEDKAPSIKLGKFTLDRMPDNFFEETEQAAFSPGVQPPGIEPSEDRLLQGRLFSYADTQRYRVGANYQQLPINRARAQVNNNNQGGNMNAANTKSDVNYEPSITRESEDVPAYLLSRAPLSGTTQQAPIAKTDNFSQAGAFYAALSPAEKERLVKNLAADLGQVRDARVKARMVGFFFSANADYGTRLAKAVGIKVDDAKAAIAPLAAR; this is translated from the coding sequence ATGAACCTGAAATCCGTGGTCCTCCTGGCGCTGCTCACGGGTGGTCCAGCCCTGGCCAACCCCCCGCCGCTCACCACCGACTCGGGTGCGCCGGTCGGCTCCAACCAGAACTCGAAGACGGCGGGTCCACGTGGCGGCATCCTGTTGGAGGACTTCCACCTCATCGAGAAGCTCGCGCGCTTCGACCGTGAGCGCATTCCGGAGCGCGTGGTGCACGCGCGAGGCGTGGGGGCCTACGGCTCCTTCGAGAGCTACGGGGACTTCTCGCAGCTCACGCGCGCGTCCATCTTCTCGGCCAAGGGAAAGAAGACGCCGATGTTCGTGCGCTTCTCCACCGTCATCCATCCGCAGGGCTCGCCGGAGACGGTGAGGGATCCGCGCGGCTTCGCGCTCAAGTTCTACACGGATCAGGGCAACTGGGATCTGGTGGGCAACAACCTGCCGGTGTTCTTCATCCGGGACGCCATCAAGTTCCCGGACATGGTGCACTCGCTCAAGCCGTCGCCCGTCACCAACCGCCAGGATCCCAACCGCTTCTTCGACTTCTTCTCCCACGTCCCCGAGTCCACGCACATGCTGACGCAGGTCTACTCGGACCTGGGAATCCCCGCGAACTACCGGCAGATGAATGGCCACGGCGTGCACGCCTTCAAGTTCGTCAACGCCCAGGGCGAGGTGCGCTACGTCAAGTTCAACTGGAAGTCGCTGCAGGGCGTGAAGTCGCTCACGGCCGAGGAGGCCGCGCGCACGCAGGCCGAGGACTTCCAGCACGCCACGCATGACCTGTACACGGCCATCGGCAAGGGGCAGTTCCCGTCGTGGGAGCTGAGCGCGCAGGTGCTCGAGCCGAAGGATCTGGACGCGTTCGCGTTCGATCCGCTGGATGCCACCAAGGTGTGGCCGGAGGACAAGGCGCCCTCCATCAAGCTGGGCAAGTTCACGCTGGACCGGATGCCGGACAACTTCTTCGAGGAGACGGAGCAGGCCGCGTTCTCCCCCGGAGTCCAGCCGCCGGGCATCGAGCCCTCCGAGGATCGGCTGCTGCAGGGCCGGCTGTTCTCCTACGCGGACACGCAGCGCTACCGGGTGGGCGCCAACTACCAGCAGCTGCCCATCAACCGCGCCCGCGCCCAGGTGAACAACAACAACCAGGGCGGCAACATGAACGCCGCCAATACGAAGTCGGACGTCAACTACGAGCCCAGCATCACCCGGGAGAGCGAGGACGTGCCGGCGTACCTGCTGTCCCGCGCGCCCCTGAGCGGGACGACGCAGCAGGCGCCGATCGCCAAGACGGACAACTTCTCGCAGGCGGGCGCCTTCTACGCGGCGTTGTCCCCCGCGGAGAAGGAGCGGTTGGTGAAGAACCTCGCCGCGGACCTGGGTCAGGTGCGTGACGCCCGGGTGAAGGCGCGCATGGTCGGCTTCTTCTTCAGCGCGAACGCGGACTACGGCACGCGCCTGGCCAAGGCGGTGGGCATCAAGGTGGACGACGCCAAGGCCGCCATCGCGCCGCTGGCCGCCCGGTAA
- a CDS encoding nuclear transport factor 2 family protein: MNDTQVRPTTHQLDDRLEIHELLSRYYVAVDEHDADAWVALWTEEGVFDSGYLHLEGRAQLHQFMAGHDVQTRHLVTNIRTEVRGDRALAESYMLVVPRVGKPEVVATANCRSELLKVDGRWKLARHTYKPDPSFVPPSSPSG; encoded by the coding sequence ATGAACGACACCCAAGTACGACCCACCACCCACCAGCTCGATGACCGGCTGGAGATTCATGAGCTCCTGTCTCGCTACTACGTCGCCGTGGATGAGCACGACGCGGACGCCTGGGTTGCCCTGTGGACGGAGGAGGGTGTCTTCGACTCGGGATACCTCCACCTCGAGGGCAGGGCGCAACTCCACCAGTTCATGGCTGGCCACGATGTCCAGACACGGCACCTGGTGACGAATATCCGCACCGAGGTGCGGGGAGATCGTGCGCTGGCCGAGAGCTACATGCTCGTCGTGCCCAGGGTCGGCAAGCCCGAGGTGGTTGCCACGGCCAACTGCCGCTCCGAGCTGCTCAAGGTGGACGGACGCTGGAAGCTGGCTCGTCACACCTACAAGCCCGATCCCAGCTTCGTCCCGCCGAGCTCCCCCTCCGGGTGA
- a CDS encoding nuclear transport factor 2 family protein: MDESASNAKQDTKPEFELIRRMFLAGESMHVENFVKFFHDDALYQFSNFPLAYGPRGIIDSSQGFLAKVGAVDHHIKNLWMVSADTAVCEMNVTYTRHDGKAFTLPCCDTIRIQGGKVRELRIYMDITPVFAD, translated from the coding sequence ATGGACGAGAGCGCATCGAATGCGAAGCAAGACACGAAGCCAGAGTTCGAGCTCATCCGTCGGATGTTCCTGGCGGGCGAGTCGATGCACGTGGAGAACTTCGTCAAATTCTTTCACGACGATGCCCTCTATCAATTCAGCAACTTTCCGCTCGCGTATGGCCCGCGCGGAATCATCGACAGCTCCCAGGGCTTCCTGGCGAAGGTCGGAGCGGTCGACCACCACATCAAGAACCTGTGGATGGTGAGTGCTGACACCGCCGTGTGCGAGATGAATGTGACGTACACGCGGCATGACGGAAAGGCCTTCACGCTCCCGTGCTGCGACACCATCCGCATCCAGGGAGGCAAGGTGCGGGAGCTTCGTATCTACATGGACATCACCCCAGTCTTCGCGGACTGA
- a CDS encoding nuclear transport factor 2 family protein: MSEAIEGRRQARVEAMLAALMKKDRKAFLKYFSPELLYKVGAADPVHGPEACWNVLAGIYTKLEPTAHDVRGTWEIGNVVIVEMDANYVALEEGRRPVVVPCCDVYRFEGDLIKEWRVYPDASRTGIRV; the protein is encoded by the coding sequence ATGTCGGAAGCAATCGAGGGAAGGCGTCAGGCACGTGTCGAGGCGATGCTCGCGGCGCTGATGAAGAAGGACCGGAAGGCATTCCTCAAGTACTTCAGCCCGGAGCTCCTCTACAAAGTGGGAGCCGCCGATCCCGTGCATGGCCCCGAGGCCTGTTGGAACGTCCTGGCGGGTATCTACACGAAGCTCGAGCCCACCGCCCACGACGTGCGGGGCACCTGGGAGATCGGCAACGTCGTCATCGTGGAGATGGATGCCAACTACGTGGCCCTGGAGGAGGGCAGGCGGCCCGTCGTGGTCCCCTGCTGCGACGTGTACCGCTTCGAGGGAGACCTCATCAAGGAGTGGCGGGTCTACCCGGATGCGTCGAGGACCGGCATCCGGGTCTGA
- a CDS encoding nuclear transport factor 2 family protein — MKDISSCLVRIEPNGNRSLAHCLQGVQHFGYTVDDMSKAIEFYTEVLGGKLALKGDGFTGEVLHNTLFQKEDIEAIERGVDPKTLLVPNIRDGTQESLDVRFVSFGNTCVELIHFRDAKLDSSAPNWGPRMPSSVASTNAAHLSFHVRDDVDLNLFAKALEEECQRRGLTNVVCNRVIHVNSEAERRAVALKYNANKFWNDPDYFVEGYSDSEFGDFFGWSLFYCKGPNGEQLEFNQVTRKARTEFIRAQGEYNALAGTSYVWPSGVGGPPGPLEAQGVQTKPGRLTALVQEMFDVGAAMDVEKYVSFYTEDALYQFGNSPPVFGPRGIKQSSAALMDTVSRVEHRIKRVWEANDSVVCDMDVIYTRRDGKVVTLPCCDILGFRGDKICEARIFMDIAPVFASR, encoded by the coding sequence ATGAAGGACATCTCTTCCTGCCTCGTGAGGATCGAGCCGAACGGGAACCGGAGCCTCGCCCACTGCCTGCAGGGAGTGCAGCACTTCGGTTACACCGTGGATGACATGAGCAAGGCCATCGAGTTCTACACGGAGGTGCTCGGAGGCAAGCTGGCCCTGAAGGGTGATGGGTTCACCGGCGAGGTCCTGCACAACACGCTCTTCCAGAAGGAGGACATCGAGGCGATTGAGCGGGGCGTCGATCCGAAGACGCTGCTCGTGCCGAACATCCGGGATGGCACCCAGGAGTCGCTGGATGTGAGGTTCGTCTCGTTTGGCAATACCTGTGTCGAGCTCATCCACTTTCGCGATGCGAAGCTGGATTCCAGCGCGCCGAACTGGGGCCCCAGGATGCCCTCCAGCGTCGCCTCGACGAACGCGGCGCACCTGTCCTTCCATGTGAGGGACGACGTGGACCTCAACCTCTTCGCGAAGGCCCTGGAGGAGGAGTGCCAGCGGCGCGGCCTCACCAACGTCGTGTGCAATCGCGTCATCCACGTCAATTCGGAGGCCGAGCGGAGGGCGGTGGCCCTCAAGTACAACGCCAACAAGTTCTGGAACGATCCGGACTACTTCGTGGAGGGGTACTCCGACTCCGAGTTCGGAGACTTCTTCGGTTGGTCGTTGTTCTACTGCAAGGGGCCCAACGGCGAGCAGCTCGAGTTCAACCAGGTGACACGCAAGGCCCGCACGGAGTTCATCCGGGCCCAGGGCGAGTACAACGCGCTCGCCGGGACGAGCTACGTCTGGCCCTCGGGGGTCGGCGGCCCCCCCGGGCCGCTCGAGGCGCAGGGTGTGCAGACGAAGCCGGGGCGGCTGACGGCGCTCGTGCAGGAGATGTTCGACGTCGGCGCGGCGATGGACGTGGAGAAGTACGTCAGCTTCTACACCGAGGACGCGCTGTACCAGTTCGGCAATTCGCCTCCCGTCTTTGGCCCGCGCGGCATCAAGCAGTCCTCGGCCGCCCTCATGGACACGGTCTCGCGCGTCGAGCACCGCATCAAGCGCGTCTGGGAGGCGAATGACTCGGTGGTCTGCGACATGGACGTCATCTACACCCGCCGGGACGGCAAGGTGGTGACGCTGCCCTGCTGCGACATCCTCGGCTTCCGGGGCGACAAGATCTGCGAGGCGCGGATCTTCATGGACATCGCACCGGTGTTCGCCAGCAGGTAG